Within Raineyella sp. W15-4, the genomic segment GGCACGTCCCATCGGATTGGCGGCGATGATGTCGTGGCGACCGTTGCGCACCCAGGCCGGGGCGTCGGAGATCGCATCGAGGACCTGCAGGACCGCCGGCCGCACACCGCCGGGCGTCTTCCGGGGCTTGCGGCGGCTCGGGCCCGCGGCGCGGGCGAGGTCGAAGAGGTACTCGCGCTCGGCCTCGTCCAGCTTCAAGGTGGTGGCGATCGCGTCCAGCACGCTCTCCGAGGCCCCGGCGAGGTTCCCCCGCTCGAGGCGTACGTAGTAGTCGACCGACACCCCGGCGAGCAGGGCGACCTCCTCACGGCGCAACCCCGCCACCCGGCGGTTGCCGCCGTAGACGGGCAGGCCCGCGTCCTGCGGGCTCAGCCGCGCACGCCGTGAGGAGAGGAACTCACGGACTTCTGCTTTCACGTCTGCCATGTCGATCACCGTAGGTCAGAGCTGGGACGGACGGGAGGCCCGGGACGTTTCAGCGGCGTCGAGCCGCCGGCTGTAGCTCGTGGGCACCGTAGCTGTTGTCGTCGGGGTTGATGGTCACGCCGGGCGCGACGAGTCGGTCGATGCGGTCCAGCACCTCGGCCGAGAGGGTGATGTCGGCGGCCGGCAGGTAGGACTGGAGGTGCTCCATCGTGCGCGGGCCGACGATCGCGGCGGTCACTCCGGGGTGGTTGAGGACGAACGCGATCGCCAGCTCGATCAGCGTGATCCCGGTCTGCTCGGCGAGCTGGGCGAGGTCCTCGACGATCGCCAGCTTGCGCTGGTTTGCGGGGCTGCTCATGTCGAAGCGGGGGCCGGGGCGGGCGGCGGACGTCGTGGTCGGTGCGTTCCCGGCCCGCCAGCGGCCGGAGAGCCAACCGCCGGCCAGCGGGCTGTAGGTCAGGGTGCCCATCCCGTGCCGCAGAGTGGTCGGCAGCACGTCCTCCTCGATGCCGCGTACCAGGATCGAGTACGGCGGCTGCTCGGTGACGAACCGCGCGTAGTGGTTCTCCTTCGCCGCCCACTGCGCCGCCACGATCTGCGAGCCGGAGTAGGACGAGGAGCCGATGTAGCGCACCTTCCCGGCCCGGACGAGGTCGGTGAGCGCGCCCAGGGTCTCCTCCACGTCGATCTCGGGAGTGGGCCGGTGGACCTGGTACAGGTCGATGTGGTCGGTGCCCAGGCGCCGCAGGGAGTTCTCGACCTCGGTCATGATCCACCGGCGGGACCCGCCGCCGTGGTTCGGGTCCTCGTCCATCGGCATGAAGAACTTGGTCGCCAAGAACACCTCGTCCCGGTGCCCCTTCAGCGCCCGCCCGGTGATCTCCTCCGAGACGCCGGCCGAGTAGACGTCGGCGGTGTCGACGAAGTTGATGCCCGCGTCCAGGGCTGCGTGGATGATGCGGATCGCGTCGTCGTGGTCGTTGTTGGCCCACGGGCCGAACATCATGGTGCCCAGGCACAGCGGGCTGACCCTGACGCCGGTGCGGCCGAGGTAGCGGTATTCCATCATCGTTCCTTACTCTTCCTTCTCGTTCGAGCTCGCTCCGTCGACCGGATCGGTCACGGGCGGACCATCACCTTCAGCGCCTCGCGGGCGTTCATCGCCGCATACCCGGCGGGCACCTCGTCCAGGCTGACGGTGCGGTCGAAGACCTTGCCGGGGTTGATGGTGCCGTCCAGGACCTGCGGGATCGCGGCCTCCAGGTAGGCGCGCACCGGGGCGGGGCCGCCGGCCAGGCGGGCATTCTTGCCGAACAGTGAGCCGAATCCGATCGGGGCCTCTTCGTACTGCGGGACGCCGACCCGGGAGATGATGCCGCCGGGGCGTACGACGCCGTACGCCTGCTGGTAGGCCGGCAGATGGCCGACGGCCTCGATAACGACGTGGGAGCCTTCGCCGTTGGTGAGGTCGATGACCTTCGCGATGCCCTCCGCGCCACGCTCGGCGACCACGTCGGTCGCGCCGAACTCGACGCCCAGGTCGGTCCGCGCCGTGTGCCGGCCCATCAGGATGATCCGCTCGGCGCCCAACTGCTTGGCGGCGAGCACCGCGCCGAGGCCGACTGCGCCATCGCCGACCACGGTGACGGTCCTGCCCGGGGCGACCTCGCCCATGTGGGCGCCGTGGTAACCGGTCAGGTACACATCCGACAGGGTGAGCAGCGACGCCAGCAGCGCCTCGTCGGCCGTCGCCGGGTCGATGTCCGGGACCTTCACCAGGCTGCCGTCGGCGAGCGGGACGCGGCCGTACTCGGCCTGCAGCCCGGCCGCCTGCGGGGTGCCGTACCAGCCACCGTGGACGCAGGCGGTGTGCAAGCCCTCCCGGCAGAACACACAGGTGTTGTCGCTGTACGCGAACGGGACGATCACGAAGTCCCCCGGCCTCACGCTCGTCACCTCCGAGCCGATCTCCTCGACCACGCCGATCAGTTCGTGCCCCATCGACTGCCCCTCCGCCGTCTTCGGCAGCGAATGGTAGGGGTGCAGGTCCGAGCCACAGATGCACGCGCGGACCGTACGTACGATCGCGTCGGTCGGGTCCTGGACGATCGGGTCCGGGACGGTCTCGATGCGTACGTCACCGGCGCCGTACATGAACGTTGCCTTCATGAGGACACTCGTCTTTCTTCTCGGGGCCAGGGGAGCACCGAGGGAGACGCGTCGGCGCACCACGAGGATGACCCGTGGTGCGCCCTCCATCGGGCCACGACCATCACACCCCCTCCCGCCGGCGTGCGGGAGTGCCTGTTCTTCCAGGTACTGCCAGTGCCTCCCTTTGCGCCCGGTTCCTGTGCGCGGGAGCGGACACGGGCCAACTACTTAAGAAACTTAACTACACTGCTCGAGTGACCCCCGACGACATGCTCAGCGACGCCGGCATCCCGGACCACGACGCGCAGGCGGACGATGCCCGGTTCGCCGCGGACCTCGCTCTGGCGACCACCCGGTTCACCCGGAATGCGCAGTACTTCGCGGGGACCCCGGTGTCGTCCGCCGACTGGCGCACGATCCGGATCGTCGCCACCGAGGGCCCGATGCGGATCGGTGAACTCGCCCGTCTGGAGCGCTACACCGCGGCCAGCGCGACCGTGCTGGTCAACCGTCTGGTCGACCAGGGGCTGCTCGCCCGCCGACCCGACCCGGACGACGCCCGCTCGAGGCTGCTCACCGCCACACCGGAGGGGCTCGCCCGGTGCTCCGAGTGGGAGGAGCAGTTGGGCCGGACCGTCGCCGACCTGCTGGCGGCGCTGCCGGAATCCCAGCAGGACACGCTCCGGGCCGCGCTGCCGATCCTGCAACGGCTCACCCGGCAGCTGAACGCATTGCGGAAGGAAAGAGACAACCAGTGATCCCCATCGCGCACCAACCACGTTCGGTCCAGGCCATCACCTTCGCCTGCGTCGTCAGCTACATGGGTGTCGGTCTGGTGGACCCGATCCTGCCGACCATCGCCGCATCGCTCGACGCGTCGCCCGGCCAGACGGAGCTGTTGTTCACCAGCTACCTGTTCACCACCGCGCTGATGATGTTCTTCAGCTCGTGGGTCAGTTCACGGTTCGGCATGCGGAGGACATTGCTGTTGGGCCTGGGACTGGTCGTGACGTTCGCGACGGCCTGCGCGCTCAGTGGGGACGTCCGCCAGGTCATCGGGTTCCGCGGCGGCTGGGGCGTCGGCAACGCGCTGTTCGTCTCGACCGCTCTGGCGGCCATCATCGGCTCGGCCGCCCAGGCCCGCAGCGCCATCGTGCTCTACGAGGCAGCCCTCGGCGTGGGCATGGCGCTGGGTCCGCTGGCCGGTGGCCTGCTGGGCGCAGTGTCCTGGCGGGCACCGTTCGGCGGGACGGCGATCCTGATGGGCCTGGGCCTGCTCGGGATCGGCCTCTATCTGCAACGACGGACCGAGAAGCCAGCCCCGGTGTCGCTCGGTGCGCCGTTCCGCGCGCTCGGCCGCCACGACTTCGTCCCGGTGCTGGCGGCCACGTTCTTCTACAACTACGCGTACTTCACGATCCTCGCGTTCACGCCGTTTCCGCTGCACCAGGCTGCCTCGAACGCCGGACTCGACTTCACGCCGATCGACCTCGGGCTCGTCTTCTTCGTCTGGGGCCTGCTGCTCGCGGTGGCGTCCGTGGTCGTGGCTCCCCGGCTCTCCCGCATCCTGGGGCTGAGGCCGACCCTGTTCGTCGCCCTCGCGGCGCTGGCCGTCGACGAGGTGGCGTTCTGGCTGGGCGCAGGCCAGCTGCCCGTGGTAATCGTCGCCACCCTGCTCTCGGGCGTGTTGCTGGGCGTCATGAACACTGCCATGACCGAAGCGGCGATGGAGGCGACGGACCTGCCGCGCGGAGTCGCGTCCAGCAGCTACTCCGGCATCCGGTTCGTCGGCGCGGCGCTCGCCCCGACCCTGACCGGTCCGCTCTCGCAGGTCGGCGGGATGGGACTCCCCTACCTGGTCGGCGCGGCGGCGACGGTGCTCGCCGTCCTCGCGCTGGGCGCTGAGTGGTACCTCACGCGTCGGCACCGAACCGCTGTCGCCGAGGCCGAGACCCGTCGGTGCCGGGGTCTGAGTGCGGCAACGTACGCCCCCGGACGGTAGCCGGTTCCGGACCGATGGTCAGCTGCGGTGCAGCCGGGCGATGGTGGCGGGGTGATGGCGTACGCGTCGACGGCGTCGCCGGCCAGGGCGGGGAGCAGACTGGGCGGGTCTGCGGCGGCAGGAGTCAGGACCTCCCGGCTGTGTCGCAACAGGAAGAGCAACGACAGGTCCGTGTTGACGGTGCGTAGCAGGACGTAGAGACCCCACGCGGTCATCAGGAAGAGGAAAGCGGACACGAACGCTGCCACGAGACCCAGGCGGAACAACCCGGGACTCGTGGTCAGTGCACCGTACATCTGCTGCGCATCTCCCAACCCGATGTGCCCGAGCGCATCGGCGAGCACGGAGACCGCAATGAACGACACATACAGTCCACCCGTGATTCTCGCCAACGTTGCGGGTGCGACACGATCAGTGATCTCGAAAAACACCTGGCCTCCTTGCCCCGAGCCGGTGAGACGCCGTAGCCAGCACCGTGGTCAGCACTCGGCTGCGAGCATCGGGTCAGCGTTCATTTTCCGCCGCTGTCCCGTCATCGAGCAACTGCTCCATCGTCTCGCGTTCGGAACGGGCGATGAGCGCAGTGAAAGCTCCACCTGCGTCGGTGTCGGCCTGTTCGATCGCCGTAAGATACTCGCGGCGATCTTTCGGGTAGATCGGGACAGCCGGAAATCCCGCGCGGCGCAGCAGCACGTTCATGAGGAGGCGTGCAGTGCGTCCGTTGCCATCGACGAAGGGATGGATCTTCACGAAGTCGAGGTGCACATGAGCGGCGTGGACGATCGGATGCAGTTCGGCAGGCAGATGGTTGATGCTCTCGACCAATGCGGCGACGAGATCGGGGACCTTCAGCGGGGT encodes:
- a CDS encoding aldo/keto reductase: MEYRYLGRTGVRVSPLCLGTMMFGPWANNDHDDAIRIIHAALDAGINFVDTADVYSAGVSEEITGRALKGHRDEVFLATKFFMPMDEDPNHGGGSRRWIMTEVENSLRRLGTDHIDLYQVHRPTPEIDVEETLGALTDLVRAGKVRYIGSSSYSGSQIVAAQWAAKENHYARFVTEQPPYSILVRGIEEDVLPTTLRHGMGTLTYSPLAGGWLSGRWRAGNAPTTTSAARPGPRFDMSSPANQRKLAIVEDLAQLAEQTGITLIELAIAFVLNHPGVTAAIVGPRTMEHLQSYLPAADITLSAEVLDRIDRLVAPGVTINPDDNSYGAHELQPAARRR
- a CDS encoding zinc-binding dehydrogenase; the protein is MKATFMYGAGDVRIETVPDPIVQDPTDAIVRTVRACICGSDLHPYHSLPKTAEGQSMGHELIGVVEEIGSEVTSVRPGDFVIVPFAYSDNTCVFCREGLHTACVHGGWYGTPQAAGLQAEYGRVPLADGSLVKVPDIDPATADEALLASLLTLSDVYLTGYHGAHMGEVAPGRTVTVVGDGAVGLGAVLAAKQLGAERIILMGRHTARTDLGVEFGATDVVAERGAEGIAKVIDLTNGEGSHVVIEAVGHLPAYQQAYGVVRPGGIISRVGVPQYEEAPIGFGSLFGKNARLAGGPAPVRAYLEAAIPQVLDGTINPGKVFDRTVSLDEVPAGYAAMNAREALKVMVRP
- a CDS encoding MarR family winged helix-turn-helix transcriptional regulator is translated as MTPDDMLSDAGIPDHDAQADDARFAADLALATTRFTRNAQYFAGTPVSSADWRTIRIVATEGPMRIGELARLERYTAASATVLVNRLVDQGLLARRPDPDDARSRLLTATPEGLARCSEWEEQLGRTVADLLAALPESQQDTLRAALPILQRLTRQLNALRKERDNQ
- a CDS encoding MFS transporter → MPIAHQPRSVQAITFACVVSYMGVGLVDPILPTIAASLDASPGQTELLFTSYLFTTALMMFFSSWVSSRFGMRRTLLLGLGLVVTFATACALSGDVRQVIGFRGGWGVGNALFVSTALAAIIGSAAQARSAIVLYEAALGVGMALGPLAGGLLGAVSWRAPFGGTAILMGLGLLGIGLYLQRRTEKPAPVSLGAPFRALGRHDFVPVLAATFFYNYAYFTILAFTPFPLHQAASNAGLDFTPIDLGLVFFVWGLLLAVASVVVAPRLSRILGLRPTLFVALAALAVDEVAFWLGAGQLPVVIVATLLSGVLLGVMNTAMTEAAMEATDLPRGVASSSYSGIRFVGAALAPTLTGPLSQVGGMGLPYLVGAAATVLAVLALGAEWYLTRRHRTAVAEAETRRCRGLSAATYAPGR